The following proteins are encoded in a genomic region of Tigriopus californicus strain San Diego chromosome 6, Tcal_SD_v2.1, whole genome shotgun sequence:
- the LOC131882611 gene encoding mpv17-like protein has protein sequence MSLIKAIVLRQCAYLRGKWPKSVSIAVRHQSSRSFRISRYPILADTVKFGLLFTGAELTQQVLMKKVLDTSFQPRTFQEPIDWSSVAKYSIWGFFIFPHVLRKWYKFLDANFIGTSWNTVIKKTLVDQAVFPVPILSSFYVFLSVLEGKTESFKSVTEECATKLQTTLFARYCFMIPAQLLNFAFVQPNKRVLYVGVITFFWLNILCVLKSLSLDHSLFKKMY, from the exons ATGTCGCTCATCAAAGCAATAGTTCTTCGGCAATGTGCTTATTTGAGAGGAAAGTGGCCAAAATCTGTCTCGATAGCAGTTCGACACCAAAGCTCAAG ATCTTTTCGAATTTCTCGATATCCCATTCTAGCGGATACTGTTAAATTTGGACTCCTTTTCACAGGCGCAGAATTAACGCAGCAAGTCCTGATGAAGAAGGTTTTGGATACCTCATTCCAGCCCAGAActttccaagaaccaattgatTGGAGCAGTGTTGCCAAATATTCTATTTGgggtttcttcattttcccccaTGTCCTTCGAAAGTGGTACAAGTTCTTGGATGCTAATTTCATCGGAACATCTTGGAACACAGTGATCAAAAAGACTCTCGTGGATCAGGCCGTTTTCCCAG TTCCAATTTTGAGTTCGTTCTACGTGTTTCTAAGCGTATTAGAAGGAAAAACAGAGAGCTTCAAGAGTGTTACCGAAGAATGCGCCACCAAATTGCAAACCACTTTATTTGCCAGATATTGCTTCATGATTCCTGCTCAG cTCCTCAATTTTGCCTTTGTACAACCAAACAAACGAGTCCTTTATGTGGGTGTCATCACGTTTTTTTGGCTAAATATTTTGTGTGTGCTCAAGTCCCTCAGCTTGGATCATAGCCtgtttaagaaaatgtattAA